The genomic window TGCATGACAACAGGCTGACACTAGAGCAGGCTGAGTAGCATCTGATTTTATTCCATGGATTTCATTTCATTCATCCCACATGACACATACGCGTAGGTagaagaaggagaagatcaAATCAACTCATGGTAAGCGTACAAATTAAACCAAATGATCATAAATTAAGGGCGCTAatcaaaacaagaaaagaagaactgaagaagaatGAAGGCGAGATGGCATTGCTGCATGCGCGCGTCGGCAGCCGGTTACATGCGGTGGTGAGGCTTGGTgtggccgccatggccgccgtgcTTGCGCGCCCCGTGCTTCTTCGCCGGGTGGTGGTGCGCCGGCGTGTGGCCGTGCTTCTTCGCCGGAGCCGGGTGCCCGGCCACCGCGGTGGCCGTGAACATGAGCACGGCAAGCGCCAGCGCCACCAGCAACCTCTTCAACAATCCCGCCATGGATGGATAGtatgtcttcttcttcttcttcttcttcttcttcttcctcctgctcctcttcttgctctctctctctttattctGTTCATATGTGTGCTGGTGGTTGTATATATAATTGCCAAGTGATATGCATGCTGAGGCAGGGCTCTGCCGGGGTAGAACACAGCTAGATTGGGCTCATCTTCGATTGGTTCGTTTGTTGTTGGGTCACATCAAAAATGGGGGCAGGAATCGAGATACACGATaggattactccctccgtttcacgataTAACAACTTAGAACTAAGATAGGATATCACCTAATACTATGTATTTGGATAAAAGACTTGTCCGCATACGTAGTACTAGATAATGTCTCATCTAAtattaggttgctatattatgggacggagaaagtaatTAGCAAGGGGAGTGGAGATGGAGTGGTTGATTGGTTGTCATAATCTGATGGAGATCACGGGCTCCTCGCCGTTGCGCATATGCATACGGTTAGTTAGAAGCTTGGATGGAAGCTGCTGTTGATATGTTAATTGTTAGGGTTAGGAACTAGTAGGAAAGATACAGCTATAGCTTTGGGTTGTGGTTGGTGATGTGCACATTTCTCATGATGCGTGTAGTATTGTAGTAGATGGCATTATTTGATCAGGTCTGACTTTTGCTGCTAAAATTATGCAAGATTTTGGTGTCCCCCAGGGAAGGGCTCTCTTGGTACAGTCTCTGACTTTGTGGCTGAATAGGATTAGTGCATATGAAAATTGGGCTTCGAGAAAGGAAAGCTTTGTGTTACAGGATGTGCTGtcctgagaaaagaaaaatggaatGTGCCTTTATTTGATTGAAATGTCAGAACAAATTcaattgagagagagagagagagagagagagagagagagagagagagagagaggtacaATAACTCATTTGAATCACAGGAGCATCATATCCATCTGCaagcaaataataataataaatgaaaTTCAACAACAGCTCAAATTAATGGTTATATAGTCTATAAATCTAACTTGATGTGCAAAGGGGGAGGTTGCCGTCTGGCAGGTACCAagctttgcatttttcttttcatggatGTGGCAGTAAAAATTTTAATGGCCACCGACACCGACACACACCGTAGCcgaactttttttaaaaaaaagatcttctGGATCTGCACAAATGCCACATTTTTAAGTCAGTCCCTATCCGTGGGCAAGAGGAGAAAATTGTTCAAGATTCTAGGCCGTATTCGGTATTCTGCAGCCATATTTGGTGCAGGTGCCAGGTGGTGTTGATCCATGGATTGATGAAGCCTTTGGAAGAATGAGCAAGTACGTACAAACAACATAGCTAAAGGATCTTCTGTACCGTTTTGGATGAAGTAGCACTTACAGAATTGTTTGCTAGAATTTGTAGAATTTGTATGGTTTGTCTTAGTTTTTTATTCTAGTGATTATCTTCTCAGAAGAGTTGGGAACTTGTTCCATCATTCATTTGTGTTTTTACTTTTAATTCTAAAATATATTGGCTATGTGTCTGTCGACGGAGACCAAAGGTGTAAACTATTTTCTTaatctttactattataaaaattgaagatgtttttaccagtattttggtacgttatccgtgtatgagtcggtttttaagttcgtttgcttttggaaatacatatccatatttgagtcggtttttaagaccattcacttttggtaatacataatgaatcatataagaaatctgtttaaaaaaactcacatgctaacttgagacgattgAACTCCTAACttcagctcatgattttctaaaagtatatatatatccaagcgaactctcatagtgaatttcatcttaactgaATCATATAACAATTATGAGATTAACATAaacttcacccattgcaacacAGGTGCGTTTTTTCTAGTAATCTAAAAAGTGCAAACGATTAATGCGATGAAATCTCTCCACTTCTCATCTTGATGCTGTTGGAGAGGAAACAGATCATGAAAGCCCCAACCCAATTGACTGAATGGGCCTCCAGCGCAAATGGACCTGCGATCTGGGCTGTACAAGTTGATGGGCTAATGAAATAGGCCCTTAGCCTTTGTTCCCGTTcgtttttatataaagtttgccGATGAAAGTTTCGATAAAATTTCTCGAACTAAAGTTTTGAGatgattctttttaaaaaataaagtgtGCGTAGGAAAAAATGTGCTGCATAGCATCCTCCTTTTACCATTGGTAGCGATATATCCATCTTAGTTATTGGATTGGCATATAGCCTAATTGGTAGAGTATCAAAAACTAGCAAAATATGAGAGCACCAATAATGTGGCAGTGACTCTAACCATCAGGGTTTAGATCTTGGTGCATATGAATATTCCGTCAGCATGTGTTAAGGGGACGTATTCGTGGAGATGTGGGTGTAAGGATGAAAAGAAACTTTACGAATTTCGGACCTATTTTCAAAAACGGAATTTGTCGGTTGAAATTTTTTGGAAATGGAAATGAATTCGAAAATATTTTCTtagaaacggaatcgaatatgataagggcagttttcgtaagaactcggaatcggtcggaaactttccggaaaaGTTCTCGGAATTTCCGAAGTTATAAAGGCCCATACCATAGTCTACAATTCCTCCCCAGCCCAACCCAATTCAGCATCCTGATTCCTAAGTTACTTAATTCAGCCCAACCCAATACACCCAATTCAAACTTGAGAATTGGAGTTGACAATTAGACatgattgtgttttgtgatgtaaTGTTGAAATTTTGAGACATAGTTTAAAGCTTTGTTTGAGGTGTTtttgtattccgataaatttcCGTTACCGTATCAGCGCCGGTCCGTTTTCGCTCCATTTTTTGTTTCGACAATATTTGAtaccgttttcgtatccggggtttctgattccgattccgaaaaaaattatgaaaacaaaaacaatagaggtggtttccgtccgttttcatccctatgtGGGTGTGATTTTACGTGTATGGTGGTGTGCACGCGtgtaggtaaaaaaaaaaaacttgcaaaaTATACTGTCGCTGATTTAAACTTTATTACCATTTTCGTTTGCTGCTAAATTAAATCCTCTAAACATTCAGTAATCATTTCCCATTCGCTTTGCTACAtgttctcctcctccaactTCGCCACCTTCCtcaacacctcctcctccctagcggcgatcttcctcttctcctcctccgtgaacggcggcggcagcgcgcacGGATCAAACCCGGCGACGAACCCCTCCACGGACTCATCCATgcactccctctccctccctgccgcggcggcgcacgccatGCTCTCGGCGCAGATCTCGACGGCGTTCGCCGGCACGGCGGGCCTGTACCGGAGCAGCTTGCCGTACTCGGTAATGAGGTGGAACATGTAGTCGTAGACGTAGTCCATGGCCATCTGCTCCCGCACGAACCGGCTCCCCTGCTCGCCGatgcggcgcgccgccgccgggtgggCGTTGCCCCAGTCGACGGCGGCCCTGATGGACTCGCACATCCGGGTCCGGTTGATCGGCCAGTagtgctcgccggcgacgagccccCGGGAGAGGATGTCCTGGTACGGGGTGTTGACGAACAGCACCGGCGAGTCGCATGCCATGATGTACTTCTCGCTCACTGACCATGCTTCCCCCTCTATGTATATCTTGTACCTGCAAATTGATTAATTTTGCGGCTTTatgtttgaaaaaaatcatatatattttttgacacCATGAATGTATTATGTATAGTGTCCATTTATCCGTGTAGTGGAGAGAGCTAGCGTGTATATGAGTGTCTgcatttgtactgtgtttcgTATAAAAAAAGGTTAAGAGCTCACCTAGAACAATTCAtgaattttacatgattttgatgtgaattaatttattttgtctaAAGTTTCTATAAAATTCCGCTATTTTCAAATAAAGTTTTTATTACATATCCTGTGAAAAAAAGTAatctctctattttttaatagatgacaccattGAGTTTTGGCGTGATGTTTGActttcattttattaaaaaaaacactgttatttattttgttgtgacttattttattaaattttacgCACGAACTATACTTTAGTATATTTATGTAAATCTTTTAATAAGACAAGTGATCAAACGTTAATCTAAATTTTAATAGCGTCATCTTAAAAATATTGTAGCTAGTACATACTTGAGAATATATTTACACATGTATACGACACATTACCTGTGTAAGCATTGCTTCGGTATGCTAGAATCTCTGAAGCCGTTATGTATGGCATGATTCCAGTCCTACAAAATGACATGAGAATTTTGCAATTTGACATCAATCAATGACTAAATACTAGTAGTAAAAAACTTTCGTGAATTCAATTCATGTGATGATCATATTTTCCCTTTTTGAAAGCACGTACCTGGCTAAAGAGACGGGCGTTCCAGTCTTTGCCATCGGAGGCCGGGTTGCACTTCATGAGCTCGCCGCGGATGCGCGCGACGCCGGGGTTGCCCTTCCAGAACGCGAACGGCTCGCGCTCCGGCCACCGCACGCGCGCGCTCTCGCGGCGCACCGCCTCCAGCGTCGCCGGCCACGCGCCGATGTTCACCTCCGGCCAACCCCAGAACGACCAGTCCGGGAACACGACGTCCAGCGTCGTCGCGTCCCTGCAGTACCGGAACACCGGCGGCgcgtccgccggcgccgcggcgaagTCGGCGGCGCGCACCCGGCCCCGGTCGTCGCAGGCGAACATGATGTCCACGTCGGGGACGCGGCCGGCGTAGCGGCGCAGCAGCTGCGCGACGCCCCACTGTGTGAACGCGTCGCGCGTCTGGTACGAGCGCCGGTACGTCTCCACGTAGGCGCGGCCGGACACCACCACCAGCCGGAAGTAGGCGTGGCGCCGGCCGCGCTCCACCGCCTCGCGCGTGATCCCGGCGCCGCGCCACGGTCGGAGGTCGTCGTGGATGTACCGGAAGTAGTCCGGGCACGACGCCGctggctcgccgccggtggcgggcttcgacgtcggcggtggcgatggcggcgtcgcggggcacgtcgccggcgccgccgttccGTTGCCGCAGGAGAAGGGCGGCAGTGTCATCAGCGGCGGCGTGGAGATGTTGTGGTGGGGATGCCATTGTCGCGTGCTGGTGCTCACCATGCTGCTGTCACGTAGAAACGACTGTGTGCAAGCATAAGCATGGATCAGGAACACGTACTCATCAATCTTTGATCAACTATATATGGCGCAaatacagtttttttttgtttccaatTAATTTCTAATTTGATAAATCAAAACGTGTCATTTTAATTTCATTTTGTATAGATGCCAATAGGAGAAACTATTCCAAACTCTTGAGATCGGACGTTTCCTTATAATTTGTATGTAACTtaaatggttatatttttttaaagaaaatcaacaagatagattaatactacctccgtcccataataattgcATTTATGGGGAATTAGAGACAGATTAACAACAAACATAATTTATCACAAGAACCCTATTTAATAAGTACGTTGCATCCACATATTCCATATGTATACTTTATTAAAAGGAAGGTTGAGGCACCTATTCCATATGTATACTTAATTAAAAGGAATGTTGGGGGTACAAATTCCATTTGCTGGGTCTCATCTTatcagaaatacaatttttgtgggacaaaatttaaatggtagaaatataattattatgggacggaggtagtatgtgaTAGATCAACAAACAatatcaaatttaacttctacatgttagcaaggaaaaacaaatttaattgtgaATATACACTATCTAACTATAGTTTTGTTTTGGAACTTGTAAAAGTTAAActttaacttgcatatttgtagagtgatatattacatattaatatatattaatatattttagttgttttttattcttttataaTTATATAAGTGATATGTAAACTACAACAAGACGTTCCCTAGAGGGTTTAAAATGCACTATTATCTTAGTAGTCAAAACAATATGAGCACACGTAGCTGATCTAGAACATTGGCGATTAAGGACATTATTAGCGGTGATCGAAGTAGATTCTGGGTACAAGGTCACTTGTTATTTGACTTAGCTAGCCAGCAGTAACTTGTTGCCACATGGCACTACCAAATGCTGTTGGTATTGGAATTACGGAATGCGGTCGATTAGCACAAGTTACCCTGTTTCTTACTAGTTTTCTTGGTCATGCAGCACTTGTTTTCAATTCTTGTCCTAATTAACACGCAACATATAACAATATAttgacttgatcttgatgttggaagttggaacagTTGATCACACAGCCAaataatgcaaaaaaaaaaaaaacttgacacAAAAACACAAAATGATCAGTAAGATGCTTTTCTCCCGTCCTCTCTTGATATAAGCCGGTATGGCTAAATGCGTTATGTAATTAggacttttttcttttaatatattaatgtatattttttttacgcgttagtaaaaaaatcagtAAGATGCATAATTGCATATGCTTACAGCGTCGAGGCCGACCCATCTGTGTACGAGGACGAGCaacgcgaggaagacgacgccgACCATGACGGAGCCGACGCCCTTCATCCTCATCACCGacgacggccaccgccgccgtccggccGGAGCGCCGCCCTTGtcgtccgccggcggcggcggcggcggcggcggcgtcagcgccgccgccctctcctcgtcgccggcggcgtcccgcCTGAAGAAGCTGGAGCTGCTTCTACTCATCGGCTCATGCGTCATGCATGTGCACGGTGCAACtgctctgaagtctgaagtgAAACGAAACTAGCGAAAAAAttaggagaaagagaggaggagataacaCGTAGCTGCAGAGTTTGCAGAGACGATGCAACTTTAATTTCGATCGGAATTAATCTGCAAATAAATCAAGGCGATCAACCAGCTCACGGAATCATATATACGGGTTGTGCTGATTAAGCTCGTAGTGGTACacagttactccctccgtatttttaatatatgataccGTTGTCTTttcaaccaacgtttgaccattcgttttattcaagattttttgcaaatatgaaaatatttatgtgatgcttaaagaacatttgatgacgaatcaagtcataataaaataaatgataattacataacttTTTTGATAAgtcaaatggtcaaacattaaaaaaaagtcaacggcgtcatacattaaaatacggaggcaGTACAATTAAGTCTCGAGTCAACGTGGACAGCAGGGCAAGTTGAGGGAGACAGATTAAAATTTTACGAGGAATAATATCTATAAACAGTTAGGCGCAAAATGTTTGGACGCCAAAACgccaatatattagaagaaatatAAATAGTTATCGATAAAATACCAAAAGTTTAGCAATATCTTCTTTTAGTCGTCATAAAAAAGACTATTCAtctttttctaaatattttttaactattattattatttaatattttttctttattacACGGAAAACACAC from Oryza glaberrima chromosome 6, OglaRS2, whole genome shotgun sequence includes these protein-coding regions:
- the LOC127777470 gene encoding uncharacterized protein LOC127777470; the encoded protein is MTHEPMSRSSSSFFRRDAAGDEERAAALTPPPPPPPPADDKGGAPAGRRRWPSSVMRMKGVGSVMVGVVFLALLVLVHRWVGLDASFLRDSSMVSTSTRQWHPHHNISTPPLMTLPPFSCGNGTAAPATCPATPPSPPPTSKPATGGEPAASCPDYFRYIHDDLRPWRGAGITREAVERGRRHAYFRLVVVSGRAYVETYRRSYQTRDAFTQWGVAQLLRRYAGRVPDVDIMFACDDRGRVRAADFAAAPADAPPVFRYCRDATTLDVVFPDWSFWGWPEVNIGAWPATLEAVRRESARVRWPEREPFAFWKGNPGVARIRGELMKCNPASDGKDWNARLFSQDWNHAIHNGFRDSSIPKQCLHRYKIYIEGEAWSVSEKYIMACDSPVLFVNTPYQDILSRGLVAGEHYWPINRTRMCESIRAAVDWGNAHPAAARRIGEQGSRFVREQMAMDYVYDYMFHLITEYGKLLRYRPAVPANAVEICAESMACAAAAGRERECMDESVEGFVAGFDPCALPPPFTEEEKRKIAAREEEVLRKVAKLEEENM